The genomic region ctcctagGGAGTGGGTGTGCTGCCGCTTGTAGCCTGCTGCAAGGTGGGCTGGGGCCAGAGTGACGGGCCTCTCAGTGTTGGATGCCATTACGTGTGGCATGAGCGTTTCCGTCAGAGCATGGTGCCAAGTTGTcttgcctgccagcactgtgacactgagtggctgcagcatggaaatatatgtatgaatgaatttcaaatgagaaattcatGATGACTGAATATGTGGTATCCTTTGTGGGAAATGGTGGGTAAGACACTCCTCTTAGTCAGGGGAGTCTCAGATCAGGGCAAAACAAGTGTTATAGCCAGTTCAgacaaaagaaatggtttttgaGAAACGGCAGCCTCTTTCATGGTTAATGCTGCTTAGGTGGGTTGTTCTGGGACTTAGATGTGTGAGCTTTCGCAATCACATTGTCACAGCAACAAAAGTAGTCAACTGGGGTACAAGACGTGCACATCACCATCAGTTCTGCAAAGGATTTAAGAACGACTGTGCAGCTGAAGGTTTATCCACCCCAGTGGGGGATGATGGTATCTGCAGATGCATCAtggaaaatatagcaaaaatggGGTTCATGGtaagtctgcagctgctggctgggggtgtctgtgcgTGAGACGGCGCCCAGAAATTCTCAGGTGAGAGATGCTCCCCCTGACCAGCTGTTTAAAGGCTGTTGGAAAGTTATTTCCATTCCCTCAGATTAAAGTCATCGTACAATATTGTGGCTTTGCAGTGTAAGGCCCAGATATGGCTTTGGACATCTGCCATTTGagtgacagactgaaaaaaatcctaactttAGGGTGGGTATTTTTCCAGGTGATAAGACTTTCTTAGTGGCTCTACCTACTACTGATTGTAGCAAAACGAAAGCGGTTTTCCCTGTACATGCCAGGgcttgggaaataaaagctgtgatccATAGAAAGTCAGAAATCAGGTAGATGGCTTAACACCCCAGAAGCACTTGAGAGCCGCGCGTGATTATTGGACTGATTTAAGGCTATTAGAACTGCTTTACTGTCCTTCTGTGTGCCACGAGAACctgcatatgtgtgtacatacgCAGACGCATATACCCTATTAGCCTATACAcgtgtatatgtacatatgcatgtatgtgtacatcGTCTCAGAGACCAAAATGGAAGCGGCTTTTCCCCCAGCGCGTAGTGTTTTCCTATGGTTTAAAGCAAGCGAAATCTACAGTTACagttgtgtgctgctgcaggagccatgTGAGCAGCCTGATTCTTGTATTGACGGctgtaagaaagcaaacaggtgGTCACAACAAATGTTCCTAGCCGTATCCTAAAAGGGCTTCTTTAGTGTGAGGGGTTTGTGTCCaaatggtttttctctgctcttgtttaagtgccacttctgaagaaatgttgcaAATCCAGAACAAATCACGTGCTTGACATCAGGGTTGTTGGAAAATTCATGCAACTGCTAAAATTCACACAGGATGGGCAAAGGGATGATGCTTGTTGTTCAtcgtgatttttaaaacagcctttgagttatgatttccactgtgtttttactcgtcccttttcttttccagggattaaaaccaattttagcTCTTCAAGCAACACAGGCTGTACCTCAGTGCCTGAAGCCCATGTGTCggctgctggaagcaaaaggtctttttctcacaagtaagcaaagccatttttcctgaagagtgagAGAGTTGCTAGTGCAGAGATAGACTACTACGTAAGGCCTTGCAGCTAATACATAAAATAGCACTAGTGtgagttttgaaacaatttgGCTAACACTATGCTCTTGGGCAGCACTTACACTGATGAGAACTGTAAtatgagaaaggggaaaaaaaagctatattttttgaGACCAAAACATGTCAATAGGCCAGATCAGCCGACaggtatttttgtgttgtttgttcatAACAAGTATGGGAGATACCCTCAGGTAAGACAGAAGAGACTTCAGCtggagtggaggaggaggcaacTGGGTATATGTTGCTTAACAGCAGTACCTCTAAGAAGTTAACCTTAACCTTTTGGTcttatcactgttttctctttgtaataaaCTGTCAGCTTGGCATGTGCCTTTCCAGGTCATGACCTTATTTTTTGTAGGAAGAAGTAGACAATATTGCCTTTGATGCTTTTGTATTCAACACCCTTGCCCAACCTTTCTGTAACTAAaactatatgcaaaaaaaaaaaaaaaaaataaatgagttatCTATCTAAACAAATCtttcaagaaagatttctgtaagaTTTCTCCCTATCATTTGTGAAGTGCAAATCCAGAGAGCTTGTGAATGCGAGGATGAGGACATTTGGGTGGAGCAGCGCACATTGTGCTCCACCCACAAAATCCCTGCTGGTTACATTTTTTGGAGTAGGTGGAAAGAGTTCAGATTGACAGGACGGGTTTCCTGCCCTTTGTggaagtgctggcaggcaggccggGACTGGCAGTGGGATACCTCTAGGCTTAAGTCACACAGATGTCTCTGAGGTCGGAGTGTGCCCCAGCGCACAGAGATTGTCAGAATGATGCTTAATGAGCAGTTTCCTATCTGTGTCATGAGactgttcattagaaaaataaacattacctAAGCACTCTCTAGATTAAATCTAACCAGTAAAGGTACTGGccgggggtgcgtgtgtgtgtgtgaaaaatactAAGTATCATATGAAGCCCTAAAATCACCTTACTTGCAGTAAGATTCTGTATcattgcatgtatttctgtgcatttaaatgtaacttCAAATTAGAGCATCCTGACCCACTTAATTAGACAGAAGTCCTCTGTAATAATGCTCCTTCAATTGCATTGCTGCATTATGCACAGTCTATGTGAATTCTGCCTCACCCAAGAGTTGATGCTGTACTGTACGAAGTGGAAGGAGAGGTCTCCTTTGCGATATGTTCTCTTTTAACTGTTTGACtcaacttcctctgaaaaatctcagtgttgtCACAAACCACAGTCCCGCActtcattgtaaaataattataaaatcacccaaaccacagcagtgtgatgaaggtttgcagcagccactttccttataaactgttccattttcagAGGGGGGACGAAACCAAGTTAGGGAATCTTGAGAAGAGTTCTTGCTTCATAGTGCTgtggtatttaaatttttatgttcagGCCTCTTTGGTTGGctggatttgcctttttcttttctgaaaccagcCCTTTCATTACAGTTGAGAAGAACAAATTCCATGAGAGGATGTAGGTAGCAGTGTAGCAGTGCAGGAAGACAAACCAAGCGAGCAAGCGAGGAACCCACCCTGGgaagctgtgctcagagcaccTCAGTCCTTTGGCagttgccagcagcacagatagCAGTTGCTTTCAAGCCCACAGTCGACAGTCAGGTTATTTAAtaaagagtgggaaaagaaaggtagataCGTATGAGGGAAactggaagaaggaaggaaggaaggaaggaaggaaggaaggaaggaaggaaggaaggaaggaaggaaggaaggaaggaaggaaggaaggaaggaaggaaggaaggaaggaaggaaggaaggaaggaaggaaggaaggaaggaaggaaggaaggaaggaaggaaggaagaaaaaaatctgtggttttctttgtctattttaatactatttcagCCTGCTCACCGTAGGCTTTGAACTATATCTAAGCAAAtgaatggtcaggcattggaccaggctgcccagggaggtggttagagtcgccattcctggaggtacttaaaagatgtgtagatgtggcacctcagggcatggtttaggagacttggtgatgttgggttgacagttggacttgatgatcctaggggtcttttccaaccttaatgattctatgattctcttctatgattctatgaatagttGACAGTGGCAGCTGAAGCACCCTCTAtgccaaagagagaaaggaacagtggctcaaacaaatctgttttcatcacaCACTGTGATCCCTCAGGCTGCTTGCCAAGGAGCATGAAAGCAGTCTTAGAGCAAACCTCCATGAGCAGGCATCCCTCTGCCGGTCTGGCCAGGGAAGGCTGAAGCGTGGTTCTTTTGGCCCTAGGCCAGGCTGCAGTCCTCTCATTGCTTAATGGAGTCAGAGGTTCAGGGAATGTGGATGATCTGGTGGAGTCAGTGGGAACCGTGCTATCCACAGAGAAACGTGAAAATGGCCAACGTTTCCCTAGATCACATAATTCAGACTGAGAGCCCCACAGTCAGTGAAAGagtgtgcagtggctgatgACTTCAGGACTTTCTTCCCGGCCACTCACAGTTATCTACCTGTTTTAGTGTTTAGACAGCTTTGTGCGTGAAATAAGACACATAATGAGTTGTGTGATAAAGATAATCCAGTATGCTTTAACCATGTTGGTTCTCCTCCAGTTGTGGCCTTCATGGTCAGAATAATGGATCCTTATCCAACAAGTCCAGACCCAGCCCACCTGCTTCCCGTGAAAAGGCCCCTTTGTCAACACTGAGCAAAACCCAGCCGAGTCCTGCGAACACCCGTCAGAATTATGGGGCTTCTTTAGCCAGCAGAAGCAACTCAGGCTCAAACAAAGGAAGTGACAGCAGCCAAGTGACGAGGTaagtctttatttcagcatcctgGTGTTCAGCACACTGACTTACCCTCTCTGCACTCAAATGTGGCATCAGCTGGTTGTCTGGCTTGCCAAAGGGGTCGTGTTGCTCCTCAGCATGGGTGTGACTCTTCATATTGGTGGCTCGACAATCAACAGTGTGCTCTATCCCATGtaaaagttttactgtttcagtacTGTAAAATTCAAGGTTACTTTTAGTCAAAGCACTTTGTAGCTGGTTTTCACTCCAAGGCAGGCTCCTTTCCGTGGTTTTATGCTGTCAGTTCTCATGTGGCTTTCCtggttctttcacagaaaggtcCTTTCTCCTTTGGAGAGAGTTGGGTGGGGTTGTATAGAAAATATTGTATGCTCGGGTGAAAATTCACCCTGCCCGGCCTTAGGTACCTCTGTGTGCAGTTTCctctacagggaagaaaactaataCCTGCGGGAGCATGCGACACgtattgcagagaagaaattgttgtttctctccctccctttctctctctttcctcccaccccaggcaaCTCAACAGCCAAGCACGTCAGATACACACCTAAAGCTAGATAGGATTAATGTAGGTTTCAGGGTGCTCGGCTTCTTAACTCACATGTGGAGCTGAACTCAGTCTGTACGCTTCCTTacctggctgtgtctgcagctgggtgccctTGCCAatggcccagctgcctgctcttgggCACCGTTTTGGGTGAGGAGATGGCTaggtgttttaaagttaaatgtctCATTTGAGGCAATGGCACTGAAAACAAGTATGATAAATAGTAAATTTTGTACTATAGCCACAAATCAGCCCTTTTCTCAAGTACTTTGATTTGCCAGAGGGAGTCACTTGTGTGGacactgaggagcccaaaatgAGCCAAGCGCCATATCAGTCTATGGGATGTGTTCCTTTTTGCCAGGACTGAAGAACTGTAGGAGTGATGTTATGTGATGGtgtgatggtttttttcttttcaggcgaTCAGGGAAATCTATTTCTTGTGGTCACAATTGCAGCACTAAGCCAGAAAATCCGGAGCGGTATTtgactcctctgcagcagaaagaagttacaatacggcatttgaaaaaaaagctgaaggaatccgagtgcaaagttacagaaaggtatatttcacttcagaaataagactGGACAAGATTTATTCAGGAGCATTAAGGGATGGGAGTCCtgatcatttttactcttttcttgaccatgtaaagttttcattaagagATTGGAAATATGATCGGGCTGATTAGGttgttttcaggtatttaagGTTTCATTGTGTGCTCACTGAATATGTACCGTGCACTTTCGTTACAAATATggctgtctctttttccctttttttgaactttcccgatagaagacttttaaaggatAGTTCTTCACCAGCCTACTTTAGCACTGAGAccttttatacataaaaaaagTTCCACCTCGCTCAGAAAATACGACGACAAatgtcccccttttcccctactgaaagaaaagctctgacACAAACTAGTGTGCCcgcttgtggttttgttgcttagATATGGACTTTTTTGCAGTAGCACTTTGTATGGATGCTAAGCGAAGAAGCAACATTGTACATTACACAGCAACAGATGTTCTCTCTTTTACTaaagctgtgctctgagaaCTGGCTTTCCAGCACACACAACCCAAGCGGGCACAAAGGGTTGTTTGAATGGAGCCCCCAGGTAGAGTCCCAGGGACCCCTTGGTCCTGCTTTGGGTGGCCCGACATCTGTACCTGTGAGGGCTGGATCTCACGCAGGGGGCCCTTCTCCCCACTTGCTTGCAAGTGAGGGCAGAAGCCTCTGGAtccatgctgggctgggggggtgccAAGCAAGCCCGGTGCAAAGCAAGccaggtgcctgcagccctgagccatCCTGCTGTCTGAGGCCACTGTTGGCTCTGGCTATATGTGacgagctgctggcaggcacaggggacacATCCAGGCAGCTGTTTGTCATTTCCTCCAGGGTGAGGCAGTAGGTGAGATGTCAAGCGCTGTACTGGTTGGACCTAACCCAGAGGCCACCACTTTCACCTCCAAGTGTCCAGGATCACAGCATAGCCCACAAGGCTGCTGGCTGTGTGGCCAGGTTGGTGACTCCAGCTAGGAATCAGCCAGTGCGTCTTGGCAGCCAGCTGACATCTCTGCCAGTTCTCTCAGAGGTGGCAGCAAATGATGCATGGAGGAATTTGCTTCTTCCTTGGAGCATCTTTGCAGCATAGCCACCCCAGTGAGGTGGAGCCTCACATTGACTCTTCAACCAGGCAGTCACCAGAAGTTTTacgatatttttattttgctccagggaaagagaaatcgaAAAGCTCAAAGCTCAGGTGGAACGTATGAAGGAAGACTGGATCGAAGACGAGTGTAATCATGTGGAGATGGAGCTGAGCCTCTTGGAAGCAAGGAGGGAAATTAAAGAACTCAAGCAAGGTATTGAGAGCATGAAGAAGAGCttggctgagaaagacaaaaaatttcagaaatacttcctaGATGTAAGCATTGAACACAAGAAACTGGAATCTTTGGTGTCGAGCATGGAGATGGCCCTGAAGAGCTCTGTGAGAGATGAGCAGCGCCCAGAGTACACATGTGACTCTGAGGGGAAGCCGTTGTGTACCACGATGCCAGacagccccaccacagaggaccaagctctggaggagctggcaggtagTGGGCTGTTTCTTCATGAGGACACAGCTAACGGgactgatttatttgaagagaGTTTGACCACCACAACCTCTGAGTTGAGTGATTCAGCTCCCTCCAATTCTATTGTGAATCAAGAGatgcttgaaaatgttctgggtgagaaactaactttttcccaggaggaggaggagaaagtcagaaacatGATGGTGGAGCAGACCATCCAGACTGATGTGGTGCCATATAGCCTAGAAGGGGAGCAGTTCATTCAAAACATGTTCAGAGCTCAGAGCTCAAGATGCCTGTCCTCTAAGCCCGCCTTCTTCCCTGAAGGAATTGGGTCAATTTCTCTTGAAAGCCTCAGTGATTCTGGTATCGTAGTGGACTTAACTCCAGGTGAGCCAAACTCTACCACCCTTTTGTCTCCTGTGACACCTCCATGCAGGAAGGTGGAGCACGGagttaatgaaaaccattttgtgaaagaactTGATTTTACAGAACCTCACGATGATGAAGTCTTTGGGTACGTCAATACTGTTTCTCAGACAGGAATAAAGAAGACATACTGGAGCAGCAGACTCGCCAGCGATCTGGCTGTAGCAGCCCCTGTTGTACCAACTATCATGCGGGCTTTCAGTACTCATGGAGCAGGAACAGATCTCATTTACAGTACTGGAGCgttgttttgcagttctgtcctAGTCCACCGTTTTGCTCTTGACTATTTGATTTGCCCTATAAATCGGTTTGAAAACATGTTACttgtttcagaatggaaaaggtaAAGCCTTTCTACAGGATGTTTGTAACTGGTGTTTTCTGAGAGTACTGCTGCCTACAGAAAtagtcctcctgctcccagtcaccatgttccccacccccgcaccccaccgCGCTGGTGTCTTTCTGGTGCCAACATATCTGCACAGTGAACATGACCAGGGAGATCAAGGAGAATACAGTGAGttctctttcatgtttgtttgctgaatgttaatttgttgtttgttaagCTCAATGAGTTTCCCTGGCTGGTTCACTGGGCAAATATACCAGCACTTTGCACTGGCTCAAGAGTAGCGTGAGACGTGCACGGGAGCAAACGGCCAGAGAAAGGTGGGCTATTTCTTTAGGCGGCACTAACCTAAAACTTTTGTGAAATTACAGTGTTGAGTGACACGGAGACTTGTTCCCGCTAAGGATGTCACACATGTATTCCAGAGAGCATGCTAGTGTTATCCATTCGTTGTCCAAAGAGTCAGTTCAATTTAGAGGTCAACCCCCTATTCCCCAGGCAGTTTCCAGCACATTGTTTGTTCCTGTCTTGTGTAGTGTTCTTCTCAGTTGTACAATTGCTTGAGTGTTTCACTGGTCTTGTGTGTTTACAGGGACTGTAACCAAAAAGGTACTTTGTTGAGAGTCTTGAAACGTGTTAGAAAGATAAGTATAGGTGTAGGTACAATTTGAgtgttaatgttgttttaaagttttaatgtgtTGGAATGTTGTAGTCATATGAGCCCTTTGAAATGTATTGTGCTTTAgcttattgtttatttaattgttttattgtaaattacCTTTATAATCACAAGTTCAATGAAGCCTGTTAGAAATGGTAAATGTGTGAGTGTTTTATTGTAGCAAAGCCATATAAAATAGCCggtctcagctgagctgttggccacaggcagagctggcggaGGCACTGTATCAGGGCATAAGGAACCATCAGGACCCAAAGAACagaattctgctgagaaaaacttcattacagCTCCAAGCATAAGCactcaggcagagaaaaaggctcCAGTTGGTCTGTGGACACACATGCCACCTGCATGACTGCACCCATGCTGAGTTAACAAATGCAAGTGCCTAATCTTTAATTCAATGCAATCTTCCAGAAGCTTGTAActgctcatttctgtgctgccaggagagTGTCAGTCTTCCCGGCATGTAACAGAAGTCCAGAATACCTTGTTTAATTAATCTGAGAGCCATGCAGTCTCAGTGTGCCCACCGAGATGCCACTGTGACCATCAAAccacaaattcttcctgtcCAAAACTTGAAATCCGTGCATAGTTCAGAGGAGGGCAATGCCAACCAACAGACGACATAGTGGTGTTTGCCTGCCTCCACCCAACCTTTCAACAACACCTCTGGCCGGTTAAACCTCACTGGCTTCCTGttctcccctccagcaaagcAAGTGTAATATTTCTCTGTGCAACCCAGAGCAGAAGAAGCCTAGTGAAGCCAGACAACGCCATGCACTGCCCTGCCGCTTTGGGGAAGAATTAgccacaaggaaggaggaacagtTGGCCAGCATGTGGGGAGCATTTGCAACACTCAAGAGGGTGATATGCACCAATGCTTACAGAGGCAATTCAGAGACCTTTTGCATCCTTGTAATGCCTGGGTTCTGAATTACTTGTGTTTGCAACAGATTCCCTAGTGTTCATTAAGCATTTCACTATGGAAGAGAAATCGAACAGGCATGTTGATGTAACACAGGCTCCAAGAGTTCACAAAGATGAGAAG from Phalacrocorax carbo chromosome 3, bPhaCar2.1, whole genome shotgun sequence harbors:
- the LOC135312770 gene encoding LOW QUALITY PROTEIN: syntabulin-like (The sequence of the model RefSeq protein was modified relative to this genomic sequence to represent the inferred CDS: inserted 1 base in 1 codon; deleted 1 base in 1 codon), whose protein sequence is MQIWDFCRERLSRWAVGQGIKTNFSSSSNTGCTSVPEAHVSAAGSKRSFSHNCGLHGQNNGSLSNKSRPSPPASREKAPLSTLSKTQPSPANTRQNYGASLASRSNSGSNKGSDSSQVTRRSGKSISCGHNCSTKPENPERYLTPLQQKEVTIRHLKKKLKESECKVTEREREIEKLKAQVERMKEDWIEDECNHVEMELSLLEARREIKELKQGIESMKKSLAEKDKKFQKYFLDVSIEHKKLESLVSSMEMALKSSVRDEQRPEYTCDSEGKPLCTTMPDSPTTEDQALEELAGSGLFLHEDTANGTDLFEESLTTTTSELSDSAPSNSIVNQEMLENVLGEKLTFSQEEEEKVRNMMVEQTIQTDVVPYSLEGEQFIQNMFELRAQDACPLSPPSSLKELGQFXLESLSDSGIVVDLTPGEPNSTTLLSPVTPPCRKVEHGVNENHFVKELDFTEPHDDEVFGYVNTVSQTGIKKTYWSSRLASDLAVAAPVVPTIMRAFSTHGAGTDLIYSTGALFCSSVLVHRFALDYLICPINRFENMLLVSEWKR